A window of Candidatus Nealsonbacteria bacterium genomic DNA:
TAAGTCCAATGAAAAGAATTCTCAACAAAGAAACTCCAAAATACTTAGAGAAAAAAGTGAAAACCCGAACAATTAGAGATTTTTTCAAAAGCTAAAACCTTACCTTTTTCCATTGAAACTTCTGGTTATGAAGGGTAAATTGACTTTTATTTTTAAAAGAATTAAAATTAAGAACAACATGAGAAAAAGTAAAAAAGACAGAAGAAAACAGAGACTTAAAAAAAGATTGCCTAAAAATATCTTCAAAACAAAAAGATAATGTTTTTTTTGAGTTTCAAGAACTGCCTTAAGAAGGCGGTTTTTTGATATTCGCCCGAGGATTACTTGTCCTGCCGCCCCTGGTAGTAGGGGCGGGAGTTTATCGAAGGATTGTCTCGGGTTTTTTGTTGTGTTAAAGTAAACCCAGTAGAAGAATTTCGAATGAAAAATTTAGAAATTTCTTTACTGGGTGAATATAAATATGAGAAAACTTTACAAAAGTAAAGAGAATAAGATTCTCGCTGGAATTATTGGTGGCATCGGAGAGTATTTGAATGTGGACCCTGTTATTCTGAGGGTTGTTTGGATTGTAATAGTTGTCTTTACCGGCTTTGTACCAGGCATTATTGTCTATCTGGTTGCTGGTTTTGTTGTGTCCGATAAGCCAAAAGAAATAACGAGTAAATAAGATAAAAGACAGTTAGGTAGTTCAATAAAGGTCTTTTATTAAAGAAAACCTTAGATTTATAATAATGAGACTATCATTCATTATTTTTATATTAATTGCTGTTTTTTTTATAGCTGTTTATCCTTCAATGGCTTTGGCTTTATCTCAGGAAGAGCAAACAAAATTAGACGAATTACTCGATAAACTAATTGATATTTCTTTAGCCCTTTCTTTGCTTCAGAAACAAGTTGAAGAACTGATCAATTCTTCCCAACCCTTATACCATTTAAATTTGGGCGACTATTTAGAAGATTTCTTTAATGACCAGGGAATTATTTTAAATGAAAATGACTTTCTAGAATCTACAGAAGATCCTTATCTTGATTTCGCCAAAATATTAAATCTAGTTTCTTCTTCTTACCGAAGCAATGAAAAAATAACCCAAAGGAAAGCTGGGCAAATATCAGAACAGTTTTTTTTGATTAAAGATAAATTACTTCTTGATGGGCTTTATGGAAAAATTGACATGCACGAACATTATCGGTCTGGCGGCGATATAGGAGAGTTTTTGAGGGCGGCGGGAAGCCTGGGGATTTCCAAAATAATTTTTGTGCCAACGGGTATGGGACCGGATAATCAAGGCTATAAAATACACCAAAGCTTTTTAATTAGATATATTAAAAAATTATATCCTGAAAAGATTATTCCTTTTTGTACTATTGACGAAGCAGATCCTAAAGCTGCAGAAGTCTTTGAGGAATGTCTTAAAAGTGGGGGAGAGGGCTTAAAACTCCTTGGCGGTCATCCCAGTTTTTATGATGAACCTCTTAATTCAGAGAATATGTATAAGGTTTACCAAATAGCAGCCGAATATCAGGTCCCGATTTTGGTTCACGGAAGCATTATCAATGTTCCAGAGACAAAGAGTCAGCTTGAACAAGTTTATTCAGATTTCCCCGAAGTAACCTTTATCCATGCCCATTATTGCTCTGCAATTTTTAAAGGTATTAATCTCGATCAATGCGCTCGGCTTTTAGACAAATACCCTAATTTATATATTGATCTTTCAATGGGCGGGGGTATTAAAAGATATCACCGTTATTTGAGAGAAGACTTACCCAAAATAAAAGACTTTATCTTAACCTATCAAGATCGAATTTTGTTTGGTTCAGATATTATTTTAGATCAAGCCCGCTATAAAGATCAAGATTGGCTTTACCAAAGAATAAGCTGTGATCTTAATTTGCACCAACTGAAAGAATATACTTGTGATTTTGGCGAAAAAGATATTTTGCACCAAGGATTCAATCTGGAAGAGCAGGTGCTTAGAAAACTCTATTTTGAAAACCCCAAAAAAATCCTTAATTTTTAATTGCCAACCGAAAAGGAGCCGGAAAAAGATTATTTTATCTATACCCCGTAGGAAGACGCAAGGATTTTCGTGAATAACAATAAAGGTAAAGAATTCAAGATTAGTTTCCCAGAAAGAATAGCTGAAATATTTTCTACTGAAAATCCAATATTATCTTTTAAACCGTGAATTATATAATTATCTAATGGTTAAACATAATAACAACGGAAAATATTTAACTTCCTACGGGGTATATGAAAATTTCTCTAAAAAGAAATAAAATTCCGATCATAATTATTGGAATTTTAATCATTATTAGTTTAAATTTTTATCAGGGAGGAATTAAAAGTTTCTTCTATTCATTTTCATCACCCATTCAACAATTTTTTTGGCAAAAAGGAAAAGGAATATCTAATTTCTTTGAGACAATTATTCGAATAAACACAATCAAGAAGGAGATGGAGAGTCTTAAATTAGACAATCGAAGCCTACTTTCTGAGATTGCTTCTTTAAAAGAGATTGAAAAAGAGAATAAAATACTAAGAAAGGCCTTAGAGATTGGTCTCCAGGAAGAATATAGTCTTGTGTTTGCTGAAATCATTAGTAAGGATTTTAATGAAGATTATATTCTAATTGATGAAGGATCCACAGCCGGTATTGTTGAGGGGCAGCCTATAATTACCGAGTCTAAAATTGTTTTAGGAAGAATCAGTGAAGTTTATGAAGGTTTTGCAAGAGTGATGCTTATTTCTAATAAAAAAAGTTTCCTGGATGCTAAAATTCAAGACAAAGAAATCCGGGGAGTTGTAGGAGGTAAGGGGAACCTTAGCTTGTCTCTAAGCCACGTTCTCCGAGATCAAGAGATTCAAGAAGGAGATTTTGTTGTAACAACTTCTTTGGGGGAAATTTTCCCAAAGGGACTTCTGGTGGGAAAGGTTGGAGAAATAAAAAGGAGCGATATTGAACCTGTCCAAGAAGCTAGTCTTGCGCCTTTTTTTGACTTAACTCAACTAGAAAATGTTTTTATTATCTCAAAGTTCTAAAAGATAATGAAAAAATTTCTGTTTTTAATTCTAATTTTATATGTTATATCTTTAGCCCAGACAAGTTTTTTTGTCCCTTTTTCTATATCTGGGGAATTACCAAATCTTATTCTAATTTTTGTTATCTTTTTTGTTCTCTTGGAAGATCCGAAAGAAAATCTTGGTTTTTTCGTATCCCTTTTTGGGGGATTATTTATTGATATTTTTTCTAGCCATCTTTTAGGCACAACAACTATTTTGCTATTAATCACGGCCTTTCTTTTGAAAAAATTAAGTTATTCTTTAAAGAAAATGACTTTTTTTTGGTTTTCTCTTTTATCTCTGGCCGCCTTAATTTTTTATAAATTATTTTTGGATTTTATTCTTTATTTCATACAGGAACCCGCTTTAAAAATTGATTATTTTAGAATTAGCCCCGGAACGTTATTGTCAGTTGAGTTAATCTATAGTTTTGTCTTACTTTTAGTTGGTTTTCACCTCATTGATTTCTTTAAAAAATATGTCCGCTTTTTATCCAAAAAAACCTGATTCTTCTTCCCAGAGCTTTCTTAAGAACAAGAAAGTAAAAATATCTTCCAGCGAAGAAATTGAGCCTCAGGAAATTTTTTTAGACAGCTTAGCCAAAAAAAGAGAGGAGGAACTAGATATATCTGAGAAGAAATTTGAAATCCCTCTTTCAAGAAAAATTATTCTGGGGTGTTATTTTTCTTTCTTGCTGCTAATCTTGGTTTTTCTTGCCCAGACCTTTTATCTTCAAGTTGTAAAAAATGAGGATTTATCTCTTTTAGCTCAAGATAACAAGACAAGATTTTTTTTAATTAGGCCCAATAGAGGAGTAATTTATGATAAAGTTGGCTATCAACTTGTTTTCAATCAGCCAAGTTTTGATTTGGTCTGCGACAAAAGGGATTTTCCATGGAAGGAAGAAGAAAGGTCCAAGATTTTAACTAAGCTTTCGCAGATTATCAATAAAGACATAGAAGACTTAAGAAGCCAGATTGAAACCTCAGAATTGCTCCAAGTTTTAATTACCGAAAACTTAGACCAGGCAACCTTAATTTTGTTAGAAACAAATCCAATTTTTTCTGGGAAAGAGAAGAATTCTGTCTGCCGGGTAGAGATGAATACGATAAGAGATTATATCTCAGGGACCGATTTTGCTCATTTGATCGGCTATGTTGGAAGAGTGAGCAGTAAGGAAGAAATTGAGAACTTAACAGATTATTCAATTGCAGATTATATAGGGAAAACCGGCCTAGAAAAATCCTACGAAAAGGTCCTCCGAGGAAATCCTGGAAAGCGGGAAATTGAAAAAAATGTTCTGGGACAGACTCAATTAGAAAATCTAATTTCAGAACCAGAAGATGGAAAAAGTCTAGTTCTTTGGTTAGATTCTGATTTACAAAAAAAAATTACAGCAGAGCTTAATTCTATGCTTAAACAAAGCGGGGCGAAAGCAGGAGTGGGGGTAGCCATTGATCCGAAAACCGGAGGAATTCTGTCCTTAGTCAGTCTTCCGGGCTTTGATAATAATCTTTTCAGCAGGGGAATAGACATAGAAACCTGGCAAGATCTTTATAATAATCCCTATAAACCTTTTTTTAATCGGGTAATTAGCGGGGAATATCTTACAGGTTCGACCATCAAACCCTTAATTGCGGCGGCTGCCCTAGAAGAAAATTTAATTGACCCTCAAAAACAAATTTTAGCCCAAGGTTATATTCAGGTTCCTCATCAATACAACCCTGAGATTATCTACACCTATAAGGACTGGAAGGTTCACGGCTGGACAGATATGAGAAAGGCCATTGCTGATTCGGTTAATGTTTATTTCTATACTATCGGGGGTGGATACGAAAATCAGGCAGGACTGGGGCCCACAAGAATAAAAAAATATTTAGAGCTTTTTAGCTGGGGCCAGAAAACAGGGGTTGATCTTCCCGGAGAAAAAGAAGGTTTAATTCCTGATCCTGCCTGGAAGGAAAGAGTTATTAATGAGAACTGGTACGACGGGAATACCTATCATCTTTCGATTGGTCAGGGTTATCTTCGTATTACTCCCTTACAAGTTGTCACAGCTTTTGCGGCTATTGCTAACGGTGGAACCATTTATCGGCCTCAGGCTGTCCAGAGAATTGTTGTGGGTTCGGCAGATTCACCTCAAGCAGCTGAAGAAGTTAAGCCGGAGATTATTAGAAATAACTTTATTAGTTCTGAGAATCTTGAAATTGTCAGAGAGGGGATGCGGGAAGCAGTTACTTACGGATCTTCGGTGATTTTAAACGCTTTGCCAGTCAAAGTTGCAGCAAAAACCGGGACAGCTGAAACTGACAAAGAAGGTTATTATCATAACTGGGTAACAGTCTTTGCCCCGTATGAAGACCCTCAGATAGTCTTAACAATTATGGTTGAAAATGTTCAAGAGGGTATG
This region includes:
- the mreC gene encoding rod shape-determining protein MreC encodes the protein MKISLKRNKIPIIIIGILIIISLNFYQGGIKSFFYSFSSPIQQFFWQKGKGISNFFETIIRINTIKKEMESLKLDNRSLLSEIASLKEIEKENKILRKALEIGLQEEYSLVFAEIISKDFNEDYILIDEGSTAGIVEGQPIITESKIVLGRISEVYEGFARVMLISNKKSFLDAKIQDKEIRGVVGGKGNLSLSLSHVLRDQEIQEGDFVVTTSLGEIFPKGLLVGKVGEIKRSDIEPVQEASLAPFFDLTQLENVFIISKF
- the mreD gene encoding rod shape-determining protein MreD, encoding MKKFLFLILILYVISLAQTSFFVPFSISGELPNLILIFVIFFVLLEDPKENLGFFVSLFGGLFIDIFSSHLLGTTTILLLITAFLLKKLSYSLKKMTFFWFSLLSLAALIFYKLFLDFILYFIQEPALKIDYFRISPGTLLSVELIYSFVLLLVGFHLIDFFKKYVRFLSKKT
- a CDS encoding PspC domain-containing protein codes for the protein MRKLYKSKENKILAGIIGGIGEYLNVDPVILRVVWIVIVVFTGFVPGIIVYLVAGFVVSDKPKEITSK
- the mrdA gene encoding penicillin-binding protein 2, with amino-acid sequence MSAFYPKKPDSSSQSFLKNKKVKISSSEEIEPQEIFLDSLAKKREEELDISEKKFEIPLSRKIILGCYFSFLLLILVFLAQTFYLQVVKNEDLSLLAQDNKTRFFLIRPNRGVIYDKVGYQLVFNQPSFDLVCDKRDFPWKEEERSKILTKLSQIINKDIEDLRSQIETSELLQVLITENLDQATLILLETNPIFSGKEKNSVCRVEMNTIRDYISGTDFAHLIGYVGRVSSKEEIENLTDYSIADYIGKTGLEKSYEKVLRGNPGKREIEKNVLGQTQLENLISEPEDGKSLVLWLDSDLQKKITAELNSMLKQSGAKAGVGVAIDPKTGGILSLVSLPGFDNNLFSRGIDIETWQDLYNNPYKPFFNRVISGEYLTGSTIKPLIAAAALEENLIDPQKQILAQGYIQVPHQYNPEIIYTYKDWKVHGWTDMRKAIADSVNVYFYTIGGGYENQAGLGPTRIKKYLELFSWGQKTGVDLPGEKEGLIPDPAWKERVINENWYDGNTYHLSIGQGYLRITPLQVVTAFAAIANGGTIYRPQAVQRIVVGSADSPQAAEEVKPEIIRNNFISSENLEIVREGMREAVTYGSSVILNALPVKVAAKTGTAETDKEGYYHNWVTVFAPYEDPQIVLTIMVENVQEGMVVALPVAREILKWYFTPAP